The Pseudanabaena galeata CCNP1313 genome includes a region encoding these proteins:
- a CDS encoding geranylgeranyl reductase family protein — MYDCIVVGAGPSGGSASYHLAKRGRSVLLLEKESLPRYKPCGGGVSPMVQEWFDFDFSPAVSLTVQQIRYTWQMGDPELVALETKEPVWMVRRDVFDHHLVQQAQKLGVELRDNTGVTGIEWKSDRWLVKTENDVFEAKYVIAADGAKGSMAKWLGFKERKRRMGAALEVEAPHPAPDVSAAHFDFGSVQNGYIWNFPKADGYSIGAGTFIGGEKQNLKEIAAKYAQEFGINVTSMKQFGHPICLWDGHQPLHTQNALLTGESACIVDPFTAEGIRPSLLTGMFAGQAIDEAIGGNADALKQYTLKVQEEWGEDMVWAQRIANIFYRIPSFGYKMGVKRPSASQRMGKILCGEMRYRDVAGAAIKRLTKGLMGMK; from the coding sequence ATGTACGACTGCATTGTTGTGGGAGCAGGTCCATCTGGTGGTTCAGCATCCTATCATTTGGCAAAACGAGGACGATCGGTTTTGCTACTCGAAAAAGAGAGCCTGCCTCGCTACAAGCCCTGTGGTGGTGGCGTTTCGCCAATGGTACAAGAGTGGTTTGACTTTGACTTTTCGCCAGCAGTATCTCTGACAGTCCAACAAATTCGCTACACATGGCAAATGGGCGATCCTGAACTCGTTGCCCTCGAAACCAAAGAACCCGTTTGGATGGTGCGACGCGATGTTTTTGACCATCACCTTGTGCAGCAAGCCCAAAAACTAGGCGTAGAACTTCGCGATAACACTGGCGTTACAGGGATTGAGTGGAAAAGCGATCGCTGGTTAGTCAAAACCGAAAATGATGTTTTTGAAGCTAAATATGTAATTGCTGCTGATGGGGCAAAAGGCTCCATGGCAAAATGGCTAGGATTTAAAGAGCGCAAGCGTCGTATGGGAGCAGCTCTCGAAGTGGAAGCACCACACCCTGCCCCCGATGTCAGTGCTGCTCACTTTGATTTTGGCTCTGTTCAAAATGGATATATTTGGAACTTCCCAAAGGCTGACGGTTATTCCATCGGAGCAGGGACTTTTATCGGTGGCGAAAAGCAAAATCTCAAGGAGATTGCCGCGAAATATGCTCAGGAATTTGGAATTAACGTCACTTCCATGAAGCAATTTGGACATCCCATTTGCCTATGGGATGGTCACCAACCACTGCATACTCAAAATGCGCTACTCACAGGCGAATCGGCTTGTATCGTCGATCCATTCACTGCTGAGGGCATCCGTCCTTCACTCTTAACTGGTATGTTTGCAGGTCAAGCGATCGATGAAGCGATCGGTGGTAATGCTGATGCGCTTAAGCAATATACTCTCAAAGTTCAAGAAGAATGGGGAGAAGACATGGTATGGGCGCAACGTATTGCCAATATTTTCTATCGCATTCCTAGTTTTGGCTACAAGATGGGAGTGAAGCGTCCTAGTGCTAGTCAGCGCATGGGCAAGATTCTCTGTGGTGAGATGCGTTATCGCGATGTGGCAGGAGCCGCCATTAAGCGCCTAACTAAGGGACTAATGGGCATGAAGTAA
- a CDS encoding hydantoinase B/oxoprolinase family protein — MIESSAKVSQDNNKWQFWIDRGGTFTDIVAQNPDGEILIHKLLSENPDRYSDAPIQGIRDILGIPQTAPIPIEQIATIKMGTTVATNALLERKGDRTVLLVTKGFRDALRIGYQHRPNIFARHIVLPEMLYEQVIEIEERYSAHGEVLIPLNEDLAIRELQKAYDLGIRACAIALMHSYRYPQHEQKLAELAQQIGFTQISISHKISSLIKFVSRGDTTVVDAYLSPILKRYVDRVSSQLNQTLTSRASLSGDGDKTAKSQTLTPSPSPAGEGGQTAKLMFMQSNGGLTEATSFQGKNSILSGPAGGIVGAVQTCLQAGFAKIISFDMGGTSTDVAHYAGSYERSLSTEVAGIRLSTPMMSIHTVAAGGGSLLFFDGARYRVGPESAGAFPGPACYRNGGNLAVTDCNVMLGKLQPEFFPKVFGKNGDLPLDRTVVIEKFTELAQNISQATGQAVTPEVVAQGFLEIAVEKMAMAIKKISVQRGYDVTEYVLCCFGGAGGQHACAIADVLGMTQVFIHPYAGVLSAYGIGLADIRTIRDRTVESELNLELLAELATIAQELSEEAIKELLHGDQPNGDLQIETSLRLRYAGTDSSLTVAIGDFSHDVLESLRTSFETLHKERYGFIFADKVLMVEAIAVEVIISRKKEKGKRKKANSQQLTPNSQKVQVYMAGAWQETPILRREDLRVGDRVQGAALIIDATGTNAIEPNWEAELNEDDCLILRRLSLATQEDALQVPLYKGDLGGSLSKAEDRSPPAPLIKGGEEFLQVPLYKGDLGGSLSKAEDRSPPAPLIKGGEEFLQVSLAKGDLGGSLSKAEDRSPPAPLVKGGEDNAVPLYKGDLGGSLLKVEDRSPPAPLVKGGEEFLQVPLYKGDLGGSLSKVEDRSLPAPLIKGGEDALQVPLYKGDLGESLLKAEDRSPPAPLVKGGEDALQVPLYKGDLGGSLPDPIKLEIFNNLFQSIAEQMGFTLQNTSASVNIRERLDFSCAIFDRDGELVANAPHIPVHLGSMGESVKALIGDRQGNIHFGDVFATNNPYNGGTHLPDITVITPVFIESEQPIFYVASRGHHADIGGITPGSMPSHSTSIEEEGILFNNFQLVKSGKFCEAETLALLTSSQYPARNPVQNIADLQAQIAANECGAKELQRMVASYGALTVQNYMRHVRDNAELAIRKAIASLVKEKGKGKKEKVERKFIYPIDNGSQIIVSVSLDAINCTAKIDFTGTSAQLGNNFNAPLAVCKAVVLYVFRTLVDDEIPLNAGCLVPLEIIVPEGSMLNPVYPAAVVAGNVETSQAIANVLYGALGVMAASQGTMNNFTFGSDRYQYYETICGGSGAGMDFDGTDAIQTHMTNSRLTDPEILEWRFPVLLEEFAIRENSGGKGKHQGGNGVIRRIKFLEPMTAAILSSSRVIPPFGLNGGESGATGRNYVIRNDGAIADLPSTATVQMEMGDTFMIETPSGGGYG; from the coding sequence ATGATTGAGAGTTCAGCGAAAGTGAGCCAAGACAATAATAAGTGGCAGTTCTGGATTGATCGCGGTGGCACATTTACTGATATTGTCGCGCAAAATCCTGATGGTGAAATCCTGATTCATAAACTGCTATCCGAGAATCCCGATCGCTATAGCGATGCACCGATACAGGGGATTCGCGATATTCTTGGTATCCCTCAAACTGCGCCTATTCCCATAGAGCAAATTGCGACAATTAAAATGGGAACGACGGTGGCAACTAATGCCCTCTTAGAACGCAAAGGCGATCGCACAGTTTTATTGGTTACTAAAGGCTTTAGAGATGCTTTACGCATTGGCTATCAGCATCGCCCGAATATTTTTGCTAGACATATCGTTTTGCCTGAAATGCTCTATGAGCAAGTAATTGAGATTGAGGAGCGCTATAGCGCCCATGGAGAAGTTCTCATTCCTTTAAATGAGGATTTGGCGATTAGAGAATTACAAAAGGCTTATGATTTAGGAATTAGGGCTTGTGCGATCGCTTTAATGCATAGTTATCGTTATCCTCAGCATGAGCAAAAATTAGCCGAATTAGCTCAGCAAATCGGTTTCACGCAGATTTCCATATCCCATAAAATTAGCTCTCTTATCAAATTTGTGAGCCGTGGTGATACTACGGTTGTTGATGCCTATCTATCACCAATTCTCAAGCGCTATGTGGATCGCGTAAGTTCCCAACTTAATCAGACTCTTACCTCTAGAGCCTCTTTATCAGGAGATGGGGATAAGACTGCAAAATCTCAGACCCTCACCCCTAGCCCCTCTCCCGCAGGAGAGGGGGGACAGACTGCAAAATTAATGTTCATGCAGTCCAATGGTGGATTGACAGAAGCCACATCTTTTCAAGGCAAAAACAGTATTCTATCGGGTCCCGCAGGGGGGATTGTTGGTGCAGTACAGACCTGTTTGCAAGCGGGTTTTGCGAAAATTATTAGCTTCGATATGGGAGGGACTTCTACAGACGTAGCGCACTATGCAGGAAGCTATGAGCGATCGCTCTCGACAGAAGTCGCTGGCATCAGGCTAAGTACGCCCATGATGTCCATTCATACAGTGGCGGCTGGTGGTGGCTCCTTACTATTTTTTGATGGAGCTAGATATCGCGTTGGCCCCGAATCCGCAGGGGCTTTTCCGGGCCCTGCCTGTTATCGCAATGGTGGTAATTTAGCGGTGACCGATTGCAATGTGATGTTAGGGAAGTTACAGCCTGAGTTCTTTCCCAAAGTATTTGGCAAGAATGGGGATTTACCACTCGATCGCACAGTTGTAATTGAGAAGTTTACAGAATTAGCCCAAAACATCAGCCAAGCAACAGGACAAGCCGTTACTCCTGAAGTCGTTGCCCAAGGATTTCTAGAAATTGCGGTGGAAAAAATGGCGATGGCAATCAAGAAAATATCAGTACAGCGTGGTTACGATGTTACTGAATATGTCCTCTGTTGCTTTGGTGGTGCAGGTGGTCAGCACGCCTGCGCGATCGCCGATGTCTTAGGCATGACGCAAGTATTCATTCATCCCTACGCAGGGGTTTTATCCGCCTATGGTATTGGATTAGCAGATATTCGCACCATCCGCGATCGCACAGTGGAGTCAGAACTAAATTTAGAATTACTAGCAGAACTAGCAACTATTGCTCAAGAATTAAGTGAAGAAGCGATAAAAGAACTTTTGCATGGTGATCAGCCGAACGGTGATTTGCAGATAGAGACTAGCTTGAGATTACGCTATGCTGGCACAGATTCTTCGTTAACAGTTGCGATTGGCGACTTCTCACACGATGTTTTGGAATCCTTGAGAACTAGCTTTGAAACTTTGCACAAAGAGCGTTATGGTTTCATCTTTGCGGATAAAGTGCTGATGGTAGAAGCGATCGCTGTGGAAGTCATTATTTCAAGGAAAAAGGAAAAAGGAAAAAGGAAAAAAGCTAATAGCCAACAGCTAACACCCAACAGCCAAAAAGTACAAGTCTACATGGCAGGTGCATGGCAAGAAACTCCTATCTTGCGGCGAGAGGATTTGCGGGTAGGCGATCGCGTGCAGGGTGCAGCATTGATTATTGATGCAACGGGGACTAATGCGATCGAGCCGAATTGGGAAGCAGAGTTAAATGAGGATGATTGTTTGATATTAAGGCGGCTCTCTCTTGCAACGCAAGAAGATGCTCTTCAAGTCCCCCTTTACAAGGGGGATTTAGGGGGATCTCTATCTAAAGCCGAAGATAGATCCCCCCCAGCCCCCCTTATAAAGGGGGGAGAAGAGTTTCTTCAAGTCCCCCTTTACAAGGGGGATTTAGGGGGATCTCTATCTAAAGCCGAAGATAGATCCCCCCCAGCCCCCCTTATAAAGGGGGGAGAAGAGTTTCTTCAAGTCTCCCTTGCAAAGGGGGATTTAGGGGGATCTCTATCTAAAGCCGAAGATAGATCCCCCCCAGCCCCCCTTGTAAAGGGGGGAGAAGATAATGCAGTCCCCCTTTATAAGGGGGATTTAGGGGGATCTCTACTTAAAGTCGAAGATAGATCCCCCCCAGCCCCCCTTGTAAAGGGGGGAGAAGAGTTTCTTCAAGTCCCCCTTTATAAGGGGGATTTAGGGGGATCTCTATCTAAAGTCGAAGATAGATCCCTCCCAGCCCCCCTTATAAAGGGGGGAGAAGATGCTCTTCAAGTCCCCCTTTATAAGGGGGATTTAGGGGAATCTCTACTTAAGGCTGAAGATAGATCCCCCCCAGCCCCCCTTGTAAAGGGGGGAGAAGATGCTCTTCAAGTCCCCCTTTATAAGGGGGATTTAGGTGGATCTCTTCCTGATCCGATTAAATTGGAAATCTTTAATAATCTTTTCCAATCGATCGCTGAACAAATGGGATTTACGCTGCAAAATACTAGTGCTAGCGTTAATATTCGCGAGAGACTAGATTTCTCCTGTGCTATCTTTGACCGTGACGGTGAACTGGTTGCCAATGCACCGCATATTCCTGTACATCTTGGCTCGATGGGTGAAAGTGTAAAAGCTCTGATAGGCGATCGCCAAGGTAATATCCATTTTGGTGATGTTTTCGCCACGAATAATCCCTACAACGGTGGTACGCATTTACCTGATATCACCGTAATTACCCCTGTATTCATAGAATCTGAGCAGCCGATTTTCTATGTTGCCTCACGGGGACATCATGCCGATATTGGTGGAATTACCCCCGGTTCCATGCCTTCGCATAGTACCAGTATCGAAGAAGAAGGAATTCTCTTTAACAATTTTCAGCTTGTTAAAAGTGGCAAATTTTGTGAAGCAGAAACTCTTGCCTTGTTAACTTCTAGTCAATACCCAGCCCGAAACCCAGTCCAAAATATTGCAGACTTGCAAGCCCAAATTGCAGCGAATGAATGTGGCGCAAAAGAACTTCAGCGTATGGTTGCTAGTTATGGTGCGTTAACTGTGCAGAACTATATGCGCCATGTGCGAGACAATGCCGAGTTAGCGATTCGGAAAGCGATCGCTAGTTTGGTCAAGGAAAAAGGAAAAGGGAAAAAAGAAAAAGTTGAACGGAAGTTTATTTATCCTATTGATAATGGTAGTCAGATTATTGTGTCAGTCAGTTTAGACGCTATTAACTGCACTGCGAAGATTGACTTTACGGGAACTTCGGCGCAATTAGGGAATAACTTTAATGCACCTCTAGCGGTCTGCAAAGCTGTAGTTCTCTATGTATTTCGCACCCTCGTTGATGATGAGATTCCCCTTAATGCTGGTTGCCTTGTTCCGTTAGAAATTATTGTCCCTGAAGGCTCGATGCTTAATCCTGTCTATCCTGCGGCGGTGGTGGCGGGAAATGTGGAGACATCTCAGGCGATCGCCAATGTTTTGTATGGTGCATTGGGTGTGATGGCAGCATCACAGGGGACGATGAATAACTTTACCTTTGGTAGCGATCGCTATCAATATTACGAAACGATTTGCGGGGGATCGGGTGCGGGGATGGATTTTGATGGTACGGATGCAATCCAGACTCACATGACTAATTCCCGACTGACCGATCCTGAGATTCTAGAATGGCGATTTCCTGTGCTTTTGGAAGAGTTTGCGATTCGAGAAAATAGTGGCGGCAAGGGCAAGCATCAAGGTGGCAATGGTGTTATTCGACGCATCAAGTTCCTTGAACCGATGACTGCGGCAATTTTGTCCAGCAGTCGCGTTATTCCTCCATTCGGTTTAAATGGTGGTGAGTCGGGAGCAACTGGGCGAAATTATGTGATTAGAAATGATGGCGCGATCGCTGATTTACCTAGCACTGCCACAGTACAAATGGAAATGGGTGATACTTTTATGATTGAGACTCCTAGTGGTGGTGGTTATGGGTAA
- a CDS encoding aldo/keto reductase: protein MQTIKLGSNGPTVTALGVGTWAWGDTLFWAYGKDFGAKDVAEAFQASVDAGITFFDTAEVYGFGESERLIGQFCKQTSQPVQIATKYFPLPWRWQKSAIADALTASLERLQTEQISLYQIHWPLEFLLKTKDFMEVLAEEVKKGRIQSVGVSNYSAAQMALAHQYLAEKGIPLAVNQVPYSLLTRQIEQNGTLEKAKQLGVTILAYSPLAQGLLTGKYTPESVKTLQGARRIDPRFSPKGLQKLEPLFSALKDLSEKYDKTLAQVSLNWLVAQGNIIPIPGAKNANQAKQNAGALGWSLTPEEVELLRLNAPKI, encoded by the coding sequence ATGCAAACTATCAAGCTCGGCTCCAATGGTCCAACTGTAACTGCGCTAGGTGTGGGAACATGGGCATGGGGTGACACCCTGTTTTGGGCTTACGGTAAGGATTTTGGAGCAAAAGATGTAGCAGAAGCATTTCAAGCTTCTGTTGATGCAGGAATCACATTTTTTGATACTGCCGAAGTCTATGGATTTGGTGAGTCAGAACGCTTGATTGGCCAGTTCTGCAAGCAAACTTCCCAACCAGTGCAGATTGCGACCAAATATTTCCCATTACCTTGGCGTTGGCAAAAATCGGCGATCGCTGATGCTCTAACCGCTAGTCTGGAGCGTTTGCAAACAGAGCAAATTAGTCTCTATCAAATTCACTGGCCTTTAGAATTTCTACTCAAGACCAAGGACTTTATGGAAGTTCTTGCAGAAGAAGTGAAAAAAGGACGGATTCAATCGGTGGGAGTCAGCAATTATTCTGCGGCTCAAATGGCGCTAGCTCATCAATATCTTGCCGAAAAGGGCATTCCTCTAGCGGTGAATCAAGTTCCTTACTCTTTATTAACCAGACAAATTGAGCAGAATGGAACTCTCGAAAAGGCTAAACAGTTGGGAGTGACGATTCTTGCCTATAGTCCCCTTGCTCAAGGTTTATTAACGGGGAAATACACGCCAGAATCTGTAAAGACTCTTCAAGGTGCGCGGCGCATTGATCCGCGTTTTAGTCCTAAGGGCTTGCAAAAACTAGAGCCTCTATTCTCGGCGCTAAAGGATCTATCTGAAAAATATGATAAAACACTGGCTCAGGTTTCTTTAAATTGGCTAGTTGCCCAAGGAAATATCATCCCCATCCCTGGGGCGAAGAATGCCAATCAAGCTAAACAAAATGCTGGTGCTTTAGGTTGGTCATTAACACCCGAAGAAGTAGAACTACTCCGCCTTAACGCTCCTAAAATTTAG
- a CDS encoding SH3 domain-containing protein codes for MLKNIGIALGLGLTSISLFPALVNAEPNLDLPRSEIVINQDIDNNGKSDLIIASYFIRTVLVPKYDATNTCHQVSGKFVRYTLFANGEKTGKDILEISYGTSLASYWMHKLILDRDIDGDGQKELSFYMGDDTSQARAYLFLKPDGVRVVNLGVTDLPGASLNETFDLQLFGGNIIARWDQSAKLWKSQNNQYGWVVGDCVEIRESPNARSKIVSMISSNEILPTIQPQINVDWVAVKFAYDKIGWINTKNFSFTSPVSVIKFDKP; via the coding sequence ATGCTTAAGAATATTGGAATTGCATTAGGTCTTGGATTAACATCAATTAGCTTATTTCCTGCTTTGGTAAATGCTGAGCCGAATCTAGATTTGCCAAGATCTGAAATCGTAATCAATCAGGATATTGATAACAATGGAAAATCCGATCTGATTATTGCAAGTTATTTCATTCGGACGGTTTTGGTTCCCAAATATGATGCTACAAATACTTGCCATCAAGTTTCTGGTAAATTTGTAAGATATACCCTATTTGCGAATGGAGAAAAAACTGGTAAAGACATTCTAGAAATTTCCTATGGAACTAGTCTGGCAAGTTATTGGATGCACAAATTAATCTTAGATAGAGATATCGATGGTGATGGACAGAAAGAGTTGTCGTTTTACATGGGAGACGATACTAGTCAAGCGCGTGCTTATCTATTTCTAAAACCAGATGGAGTAAGAGTCGTTAATTTGGGGGTTACAGATTTACCAGGAGCTAGTCTTAACGAAACATTTGATTTGCAACTTTTTGGAGGCAATATAATCGCTAGATGGGATCAATCTGCAAAGTTATGGAAGAGTCAAAACAATCAGTACGGATGGGTAGTGGGTGACTGTGTAGAAATTAGAGAAAGTCCAAATGCTCGATCAAAGATAGTTTCTATGATATCGAGCAATGAAATTCTTCCTACTATCCAGCCTCAGATTAATGTGGATTGGGTAGCTGTAAAATTTGCTTACGATAAGATTGGGTGGATTAACACCAAGAATTTTAGTTTTACTTCGCCCGTAAGTGTAATTAAATTCGATAAGCCATAG
- a CDS encoding heme-binding protein gives MKLSTLLIIVGAIVLPLAFFAVKKAMSAPLPVGFPTPTPHDTIEVKQYPAYRSGTYTYEGNLSDATSYSFNPLFRHISSNNISMTAPVEARYPIATIDQPMQQGKAKVSFLYNNNEINPQQISADIQVEDHPPMLVVSLGIQGAYGYGSYPEHIARLKQWLVNHPEYEIIGEPREFLYDSPYTPSPLKRREVQIPIHKR, from the coding sequence ATGAAACTTTCTACATTGCTCATCATTGTTGGTGCGATCGTCCTTCCTCTTGCATTCTTTGCCGTAAAAAAAGCTATGTCTGCTCCTCTACCCGTCGGATTTCCTACGCCTACTCCCCACGATACGATCGAAGTTAAGCAATATCCTGCCTATCGTTCAGGTACGTATACCTATGAAGGCAACCTCAGCGATGCCACCAGTTATTCCTTTAACCCGTTGTTTCGACATATCAGCAGTAACAATATTTCTATGACTGCTCCTGTCGAAGCTCGCTATCCGATCGCTACTATCGATCAGCCCATGCAACAGGGTAAAGCTAAGGTTTCCTTTTTGTATAACAATAACGAGATCAATCCACAGCAAATATCTGCTGATATTCAAGTAGAAGACCATCCGCCGATGCTAGTTGTCAGCTTAGGAATACAGGGAGCCTATGGCTATGGTAGTTATCCAGAGCATATTGCAAGGTTAAAGCAATGGCTAGTTAATCATCCAGAGTATGAAATTATTGGTGAACCACGAGAATTTCTCTACGACTCTCCCTATACGCCATCTCCGCTAAAGCGGCGCGAAGTCCAAATTCCCATTCACAAGCGATAA
- a CDS encoding glycosyltransferase family 4 protein, whose translation MTKKNYRLLFLSTPVGALGSGIGGGVELTLQNAAKALIAKGHEVEIVAPEGSVTNVTKLTQIAGTIQTSAQTQVGADMVVLPQNSVLENMWSYARESQDQFDLLFNFAYDWLPLYLTPFFRRPIAHWISMSSLSPVMDGMVSKISALCPDAIAVNTRACADTFSHGDRLMIMGKGIDVTQYNFVTKPDKPSLAWVGRISPEKGLEDAVEAAQESGFPLHIFGLIQDQSYWLDIQASFPKAELHYEGFLSTDGLQQKLGQCSALLMTPRWVEAFGNAAIEAFACGVPVISYRSGGLTEIVRHGKTGFLVEMGSVSGLIEAISKLDQIDRITCRQQLEAEYSLEVWGDRLEKWFDKLISSYGKTQII comes from the coding sequence ATGACTAAAAAAAATTATCGATTGCTATTTCTATCTACTCCTGTAGGAGCATTGGGATCGGGAATCGGTGGGGGGGTGGAATTGACCTTGCAAAATGCGGCGAAAGCTCTAATTGCTAAAGGGCATGAAGTGGAAATCGTCGCCCCTGAAGGTTCCGTTACCAATGTCACCAAACTGACTCAAATAGCAGGAACTATCCAAACTTCAGCGCAAACTCAAGTCGGCGCTGATATGGTTGTCCTTCCTCAAAACTCGGTTCTGGAAAATATGTGGAGCTATGCGAGGGAATCACAGGATCAGTTTGATTTGTTATTTAACTTTGCCTACGATTGGCTACCTCTGTACCTCACACCATTTTTTCGCCGCCCGATCGCCCATTGGATCAGCATGTCGTCACTTTCGCCTGTAATGGATGGGATGGTATCGAAAATCTCAGCGCTTTGCCCTGATGCGATCGCGGTGAATACTCGTGCCTGTGCAGATACTTTTAGTCATGGCGATCGCCTGATGATTATGGGTAAGGGGATTGATGTAACGCAATATAATTTTGTCACTAAGCCAGATAAACCAAGTCTTGCATGGGTCGGACGTATTTCTCCCGAAAAGGGGTTAGAGGATGCTGTTGAGGCAGCACAGGAAAGTGGGTTCCCTTTGCATATTTTCGGATTAATTCAAGATCAGAGCTATTGGCTGGATATTCAAGCATCTTTTCCTAAAGCTGAACTTCATTATGAAGGATTTTTATCTACTGATGGTTTGCAGCAAAAACTAGGACAATGTAGTGCTTTATTAATGACTCCCCGTTGGGTTGAAGCGTTCGGGAATGCGGCGATTGAGGCGTTTGCCTGTGGTGTGCCTGTAATATCCTATCGTTCTGGAGGACTTACTGAGATCGTTCGGCATGGCAAAACAGGATTTCTTGTGGAAATGGGAAGTGTGTCTGGTTTGATTGAAGCAATTTCTAAATTAGACCAAATTGATCGCATTACCTGTCGCCAACAACTTGAAGCGGAATATTCTCTAGAAGTATGGGGCGATCGCCTAGAAAAATGGTTTGACAAATTGATTTCAAGCTATGGCAAGACGCAAATTATCTAA
- a CDS encoding DUF3318 domain-containing protein — MPSPTSSSLRNTFARTEIRRLQDLLPQELQAWVKVLNADGVRPPLIACEEAGGDEVVILVDMVRWERLAEDQRNLLYWHEVARIQNDAVPKDGWEVAALAIGLGGAVGELWVQNGLLFVLALGICGVAGFQLWRKGTSKKDIRNLIEADQGAIRLAVRNGYPLPAAYKSLGSALKIMLSDASKGRSRTLIEKRLDALRNEANKARRNYEN, encoded by the coding sequence ATGCCATCTCCAACTTCTTCCTCCCTCCGAAATACCTTTGCCAGAACTGAGATCCGTCGTTTGCAAGACTTGCTACCGCAAGAGTTACAGGCTTGGGTAAAAGTACTTAACGCCGATGGTGTCCGTCCGCCACTGATCGCTTGTGAAGAAGCTGGTGGCGATGAGGTTGTGATCTTAGTCGATATGGTGCGCTGGGAACGCCTCGCTGAGGATCAGCGTAATTTGTTGTACTGGCATGAGGTTGCGCGTATCCAAAATGATGCAGTACCCAAGGATGGCTGGGAAGTCGCAGCATTAGCGATCGGTTTAGGTGGGGCAGTTGGTGAGCTGTGGGTACAAAATGGGTTGCTATTTGTGCTTGCGCTCGGTATCTGTGGTGTTGCTGGGTTTCAGCTATGGCGCAAGGGGACTAGTAAGAAAGATATTCGTAATTTGATTGAGGCTGACCAAGGCGCTATTCGTCTGGCGGTGCGGAATGGTTATCCTTTGCCTGCGGCGTATAAGAGTTTGGGTAGTGCGCTGAAGATTATGCTCAGTGATGCGTCTAAGGGGCGATCGCGTACATTAATCGAAAAACGCCTTGATGCTCTACGCAATGAAGCCAATAAGGCAAGACGCAATTACGAAAACTAA